In Natronomonas salsuginis, the genomic window AGGAACCGCGAACCAAACAGATCGGATTTGTGTCCCTCCTAAACCTTCAGTTAGCTCTGCATTGGATATCTCCGGTTGACAGTTCTCCCGGGGATCCGACGGCGAGTTAGTCGATGATCGATGAGATTGAATGTTTTAAATCGATTATTTTCACCGTCAGAATATGAATAACACATATTTTTATCCACGGCGTTTAAATATTATAGTACCTAAGTGTTAATTAGGTAAAGATTTTTAAATAAGTCAGCCATGGGTCGTGTATGGGTAAAAGCATAAAAGAACTAAAAGAAGAGAACTACGTCCCAGATATTATCCCAGATTCAGACCTCGAATACTTCAAAACGAACGGGCAATCTAGAAAAATCGGATGGGGAGACACTCCTGCAGTCCTCGTCGTTGACATGACTCTCGCGTTCACTGAAGAGCGTCCAGAGGTCGGTGATCCATGTGTCGAGGCGAACGAGAAGTTGCTTAATAAGGCACGTGAAACAGGTGTTCCTGTCTTCTACGTAACCCCATCAGGGCCAGACGTGTTTCCCGATGATTATCATGGAACGACAAAGACTTCGAGCGGTGAAAACGATCGGTCGCCAGAAGAGCAAGCAAAGTGGGACGAAAAAATCGACAAAATAGCACCGGAACTTGAGCCTGAAGAGGACGAAGTTGTGCTTCAAAAGCCTCGTGCAAGTTCGTTTTTTGACATGCATATGGCTAATATGCTTCACT contains:
- a CDS encoding isochorismatase family protein, whose product is MGKSIKELKEENYVPDIIPDSDLEYFKTNGQSRKIGWGDTPAVLVVDMTLAFTEERPEVGDPCVEANEKLLNKARETGVPVFYVTPSGPDVFPDDYHGTTKTSSGENDRSPEEQAKWDEKIDKIAPELEPEEDEVVLQKPRASSFFDMHMANMLHYYGIDTLIVTGMTTSGCVRGTVVDAQSSNFRTIVPPECVGDRSCISHELSLFDMSMKYADVTPVDEVMEKFEDYTDTTVPIAGDD